One window of the Mytilus galloprovincialis chromosome 14, xbMytGall1.hap1.1, whole genome shotgun sequence genome contains the following:
- the LOC143058579 gene encoding uncharacterized protein LOC143058579 has product MSILASGDEASFSGFSAVADESVHFSPPKKRQLKSVVVPPESVKKLKKTSASKQNNERGPGKGPGKNKKGKAPVKRGNIAKPSDKDKEREDEFRRIYSKLELLLDRQNSNADRYELASAPEHPDAPEEDEGEGEVDFSQYDIFGNNADDEFESEVNSEEEFAYAIPKIFEDDDKFGDETHKSIAALVNAVTNRKSVITEIAKDYKVPSNSKSLAPPKVNPEIWHLLNRQARSDDLSFQTIQRILGFGIVPVIRTAEALTKPDAVKTVAKMRVNINNALSMLCAAFFEISYVRRMTLKNNMDQKYHQLCTRHLDVTEYLFGDDVSKKVKDINDAQKMKGVVNTATSKNWRQGGCSYGCPPGINRGRGRYQNNNYGQRGMRNSRYRGRAGYRNQRGRRY; this is encoded by the coding sequence ATGTCCATTCTGGCTTCAGGGGACGAAGCTAGTTTCTCTGGGTTTTCTGCAGTGGCTGATGAGTCAGTACACTTCTCACCACCCAAAAAGAGACAATTAAAGTCGGTCGTGGTTCCCCCAGAAAGTgttaagaaattaaagaaaactagcgcaagtaaacaaaacaatgaaagaGGCCCGGGTAAGGGACCTGGCAAGAACAAGAAAGGAAAGGCTCCCGTAAAACGGGGAAACATCGCAAAACCTTCAGATAAAGATAAAGAAAGAGAAGATGAATTTAGAAGAATTTATTCTAAACTAGAACTCTTGTTAGACAGGCAAAATAGTAATGCCGACAGATATGAATTAGCGAGTGCACCGGAACACCCAGATGCACCGGAAGAAGACGAAGGTGAAGGTGAAGTTGACTTTAGTCAATATGACATTTTTGGAAACAATGCAGATGATGAGTTTGAGTCAGAGGTAAACAGCGAGGAAGAGTTCGCTTATGCTATACCAAAAATTTTTGAAGATGATGACAAGTTTGGTGACGAAACACATAAGAGTATCGCTGCTCTTGTAAACGCTGTGACAAATCGTAAGTCTGTTATTACAGAAATAGCTAAGGATTATAAAGTTCCTTCAAATAGCAAGTCTTTGGCACCTCCTAAAGTTAATCCTGAGATTTGGCATCTATTGAATCGCCAAGCCAGAAGTGATGATCTGTCCTTTCAGACCATACAAAGGATCTTGGGTTTTGGCATTGTACCAGTAATACGTACTGCAGAAGCACTGACGAAACCAGATGCAGTAAAAACGGTGGCTAAAATGAGGGTCAACATTAATAATGCCCTGTCAATGCTTTGTGCAGCATTTTTTGAAATATCATATGTTAGACGCATGACACTGAAAAACAATATGGATCAGAAGTACCATCAACTGTGTACAAGACATTTAGACGTTACCGAATATTTGTTCGGAGATGATGTGTCCAAGAAAGTTAAAGATATTAATGATGCCCAGAAGATGAAGGGAGTTGTAAATACAGCTACTTCAAAAAACTGGAGACAAGGGGGTTGCAGCTATGGTTGCCCCCCAGGTATAAACAGGGGCAGAGGAAGATACCAAAACAACAATTATGGCCAAAGAGGCATGAGAAACTCCCGCTACAGAGGGAGAGCTGGTTACAGAAACCAAAGAGGCAGGAGATATTAG